GGATATTGGAGTTGATTGTGATATAGAATTTCTTGGCGAGACCGAAGATGAAATTATGAAAAAGGCCGCGGAACACGCTTCATCTGCGCATAACCTTCCCTCAATTCCGCCACACATTGATGAAAAATGTAGAAAAGCGATTAGGGTTATTAATGTGATGGATCTGGGGGTTGGTGGCACCACTCAATGAGACGTTTTGTTGAGTGAACAAACGTGTTTTACAAAGTACTCAAAAATACATGCCCTGTGACGGTGAACAGGGTGAATCTCGTATAGAGTAAAAAAGTTATGAATTACAGCTGTATTTTGAAAAACAAGAGAATTGATGAACAGGGGACTCAATGTGGTGTAAATAATCAACGAAAACAATTGAGTACGATCCATTTGTCTGAAAAAAATATTATTAGATATATTAGGGGTGGAAGCGGTGTAATACGTACCGTTTCCGACCTCTAGCGAGATGAATAATCTCGAAACAGGAACACTCCTGTCTTTCATTGCCGAAGGACTCGTTTTATTTGATGGCAATGGTCAAGTGACTATGGTGAATCCTCACGCAAGTCTTTTGCTTGATTATACAGCTGACGAATTTGTGGGGAAAAACATTGATACATTATTTGAAGTTTATCTCGATGACTACTTGATTCCCGAGAGTGAACGCATTGCCAACGCCGTTTTTATTTTAGGTGAACCATTTAAGACACCGCGAGGGAAGACTGTATATTTTAAATCTAAAAGTGGGAAAAAATTTCCCGTGTTTATTTCCGCCAAAGCTATAAAAACAGAAGAAAAAACAAGCGGAGTACTTATTTTTCGCGATATTACCATAGAAAAAGAGCTTGAAAATTACAAGATAAATACAGCAAAAAGACTTTCTGAATTGACGCCAATTCTACAACAAGCCTCAACAGGAGAGTTTTTAGGAACAGGTGTTACCATTCCAGAAGTGGAAGATGAATTTACGGAATTGATTGTTGGGCTGAAGCTTATGCTCGATGACCTGGGTGCGCTCGATAGCGCGCGTGAAAAAAACCAACATGAAAAGATCGAAGTCGTTAAAAAGACTGAAGAAGAACGTCGCAAGCTCACAGAATTATATTCAAAAGAACTTGAGGGGAAGGTTGAGCAAAAAACTGGAGAACTGAACCGCGCAAAAACACATATCGAGACTATTATAGAAAATCTTACGAGCGGTCTTATTGAGTATGATAGCTTGTTTACTATTGTGCGTATAAATAAAACTGCCGAAGATATGCTTGGTGTTTCAAGAAAAGATGTTTTAGGGAAGAGAATAGAGCCAAAAAATATACACGAGAGGCCTGAATGGAAATCACTCATCGAAGTTTCTTACCCAGCTCTTTCGCAGTCTGTGCGAAAGATAACTAAAGAAGTTTCTGGGGTTGATGCAGATGTAGCTGACCTCATGATCACATTTCCCCTCGAACGTGAAGTTCAAGTAACAACACTTCCCATTGCGAGCGTTTTCTCTGGTGACTCCAAGGGTTTTATTAAAGCAATTCGTGATGTAACTCGCGAAAGGATAATAGGTCGCAGTAAAAGCGAATTTATCTCTATTGCGGCTCATCAGCTACGTACACCACTTTCTGCCGTGAAATGGGCCATGCGTCTCCTTATGGACGGTGACCTTGGTGTTATGAACACATCGCAGTTGAAACTCCTTGCGCGGGGTTATGAAACAAACGAAAAAATGATCCGGTTGGTTAACGACCTTTTAAACATTTCTCGTATCGAGGACGGGAGATTTGGGTATCGATTTAATAAAGCAAATATTATCGAAACCATTGAGTCAATCGCGGCCAATTCGTCGATTAGTGCTCGTGAACATGGGATTAATGTTCATATTAATCCACCACCCCAACCAATCCAGCTTTTTGTATTTGATCACGAAAAAATCTCTCTAGCATTTCAGAATTTAATCGATAATGCCATCAAATATACCCAAAAGGGCGGGGTAATAACTGTGGATATCATACAAGAAGATATGTTTGTAAAAATAAGTGTACATGACACCGGGGTTGGTATACCAAAAGGGCAGATCGGTCGCTTATTCACAAAGTTTTTCCGTGCGGATAATGTTATGCACATGCAAACATCGGGGTCGGGACTCGGATTGTTTATTGTGAAGAACATTATTGCTAGACATGGCGGGAAAATAAGCGTAGAATCTGATGAGAATAAGGGCTCTACCTTTTGGTTCACGCTTCCTCTTGACGAAAATCTTATACCGTCAAAAGACGAACGAGTGGCGTATTACTAAAATATTTAGAAAAATAGTGAGCGACCTAAATTTCGCGAGTGAAACGAGCTAGAAATTGGGAGTGCCGAGAGGCCGACCTAAATTTCTTGCGAGTTGTGTGAGTGTAGAAATTGGAAGTATCCCTGTGGTGCACAGTAAATCATTTTTTTACCCAGTGCCATTTTTACAACTCAAGGTAACGTAACTAATTAAGAATATTGCCGGGTGATGGTTTTGAATTCACTTGATTCATTAAAAATTAATCATGGAAAAAAAGAAAATATTAGTTGTTGAAGATGATAGTGTGCTCCGAGATGTTTTGATTACAAAGCTCAATAAAACAGGATATATCGCATTGGGAGCAGAAGATGGGGAAGTGGCAATGGAGGTTATGAGAAAAGATAAGCCAGACCTCATATTACTTGATATTTTGATGCCTAAAAAAGATGGTATGCAGGTCATGGAAGAAATGAACCAAGATGAAAACCTCAAGAATATTCCAATTGTGGTCGTTTCAAATTCCGGACAACCTGTTGAAATAGAACGAGCGAAAAATTTAGGTGCCCGAGACTTTCTTATAAAGGCAGTTTTTGAACCTAACGAAGTGCTTGAAAAAGTAGATAATATATTGGGAAGACAAAATTTCTCACAAAACCAAGCCGACACAAGTGCGGCACATATACCAGAAACAACCACGGATACTTACATGAATAATGTTACACAAGCCAGTACACCTGCTCCCGTGAATTTGAACAACACAAAGATTATGGTTGTTGAGGACGATAAGTTTCTTCGCGAGCTACTCGTCCGCAAACTTTATAGTGAAGGGTTTGTTGTCGAAAGTGCCATTGATGCTACGGGTGCATTTGAAATACTTACACGATTTATTCCAAGCCTAATACTTCTTGACCTAATCCTTCCGGGAGTAGACGGTTTTGAGATTCTTTCAAGGATCAAGAAAGATAATGCACTTTCTGCAATCCCCGTAATCATTTTAAGTAATCTGGGACAAAAAGAAGATATTGAACGCGCCATGTCTCTCGGGGCTATAGATTTCATGGTGAAAGCAAATTTTACTCTTGATGAGATTGCAAGTAAAGCTAAAAAAGTTGTAAACGGGGGGAGTAATTAGATCACGTTAATTTACCCACTTTGTTGTGGTACTTAGAGTTTTAACTAGGCATTAGGTGTTGAACGGGCACTAAGAAATATTTTTTGAATTTACATGAGGAAAGATTTTAATTAAAAGTCCCGTGGGTGCGGGGGAGGGTTCATTGCAGCGGTCTTTATATTTTGGTAGTATAAATTTCGTTATAATCTGCGGGATTAGTTTAATGGTAGAATAGGAGTTTTCCAAACTCTTGACGGGAGTTCGATTCTCCCATCCCGCACATTTTATAAAAAACTCCTCAATAATTATTGAGGAGTTTTTACTAAACTGTTTTGCGGGATGAGCAAGCCGACTGCTTGGCTTGCGTGGAGAATCGAACAGCGGAGTCGTGTTTTTTCATCAGAAAAAACAGACGAGCTTCCCCTTCGGGGCCACCTTGCATCTTGCCTCGTTGCACTTGGCATAGATGCATGCCTACGGCAACGGATGTATCAGCAAGCAGTTGCTGATACATCCCAGTCCGAGCCGAGCGACATTGTTTTCTTAAGAGCGACCTAAATTTCTTACGAGTAACACGAGTGTAGAAATTGGAAGTGCCAAGAGTCCGACCTAAATTTCTTACGAGTAACACGAGTGTAGAAATTGGAAGTGCCAATTGGCCGTAGCGACTTAGAAAACAAGAAGTACTCCTGTGGTGCGGTAGCGAGGCGAGAGTCGCGGGAGATTCTCCCATCCCGCATTGGCCAACAAAAAAGCTGATCTTTTGGTCAGTTTTTTTGTTTTATGTTAACAAGCAGAGAAGTAATTATTTGAGCACATGAGTTGGTGGCGGTGCCCAAAATAGGGTTAAGAATTTCCATCTCGCTCTCGCTAGGGTTAAAATTTAAGAAGGTCTGTTTCTGTATGAATTCGAGGCGGGGCATCTTTTTCAGTAAGGGTTGTGGGAATTATAATCGATACGGTTGTGCCCTTGTCTTCCTCTGATTCAATACCAATGATTCCTTTGTGGGTCTTAATGATATTATTTGCGATGAAAAGGCCTAACCCCGATCCATCTGTTTGAGCACGAAGTGCTTTTACTGAGCGAAAGAACTTAGTAATAAGAAGTTTTTGGATGTCATCTTGAGGTATTCCTATGCCATTATCCTTGATTATGATTTTCACGAAATCACCTTCTTTTTTCACGGTAAGCATAACGTGTTTATCGGGGGGAGTGTAATTAATCCCATTTTTTATAATATTGGAGAGTGCAAGAGATAGCCGTCCCGCGTCAAAATAAAAGAGGGGGATAGGAGTTGAGGGAAGATCAAGATCAAGAGCCACCTTCTTCCAGTGCGCGATAGTTTTCATACTTGCAACGACATCAGTAACGGTGTTTATTATATCTCCCTGTTTAAATTCGTATCCAAATCGACCATCCTCAATGTAAACAACATTAAGAAGGTCGTTAATAAGACTAATCATGCGCTCATTCGCCTGGTACCCCTCCTTGAGAGAATCTAATTGATCTTTGTTGAAGATCTCTCGCTCCGTTTCAAGTGCCATATTAAAAGCCCATTTTATGGCAGAGAGGGGGGTACGCAATTGATGTGCGACAATAGTAATAAAATCACTTTTATTTTTATCAATAAGTTTTTCACGTGTTACATCACGAATAATCTTAACGAATTGCTTGCGTTCTCCCGACCAATTTTGTTCTTCTGAAGCTACGGTAAACGTAATAATCTGGAGACTTCTCGGCGAAGGATGTCGTATGGTAATCTCGGTCATAAGGTCTGCTGACGTAGAAGATGGATCGCGCTGGG
The sequence above is drawn from the bacterium genome and encodes:
- a CDS encoding DUF1059 domain-containing protein — protein: MKKLTCRDIGVDCDIEFLGETEDEIMKKAAEHASSAHNLPSIPPHIDEKCRKAIRVINVMDLGVGGTTQ
- a CDS encoding ATP-binding protein, with amino-acid sequence MNNLETGTLLSFIAEGLVLFDGNGQVTMVNPHASLLLDYTADEFVGKNIDTLFEVYLDDYLIPESERIANAVFILGEPFKTPRGKTVYFKSKSGKKFPVFISAKAIKTEEKTSGVLIFRDITIEKELENYKINTAKRLSELTPILQQASTGEFLGTGVTIPEVEDEFTELIVGLKLMLDDLGALDSAREKNQHEKIEVVKKTEEERRKLTELYSKELEGKVEQKTGELNRAKTHIETIIENLTSGLIEYDSLFTIVRINKTAEDMLGVSRKDVLGKRIEPKNIHERPEWKSLIEVSYPALSQSVRKITKEVSGVDADVADLMITFPLEREVQVTTLPIASVFSGDSKGFIKAIRDVTRERIIGRSKSEFISIAAHQLRTPLSAVKWAMRLLMDGDLGVMNTSQLKLLARGYETNEKMIRLVNDLLNISRIEDGRFGYRFNKANIIETIESIAANSSISAREHGINVHINPPPQPIQLFVFDHEKISLAFQNLIDNAIKYTQKGGVITVDIIQEDMFVKISVHDTGVGIPKGQIGRLFTKFFRADNVMHMQTSGSGLGLFIVKNIIARHGGKISVESDENKGSTFWFTLPLDENLIPSKDERVAYY
- a CDS encoding response regulator; the protein is MEKKKILVVEDDSVLRDVLITKLNKTGYIALGAEDGEVAMEVMRKDKPDLILLDILMPKKDGMQVMEEMNQDENLKNIPIVVVSNSGQPVEIERAKNLGARDFLIKAVFEPNEVLEKVDNILGRQNFSQNQADTSAAHIPETTTDTYMNNVTQASTPAPVNLNNTKIMVVEDDKFLRELLVRKLYSEGFVVESAIDATGAFEILTRFIPSLILLDLILPGVDGFEILSRIKKDNALSAIPVIILSNLGQKEDIERAMSLGAIDFMVKANFTLDEIASKAKKVVNGGSN